Part of the Desulfonatronovibrio magnus genome is shown below.
CCATTTCAGCCTGAGCCAGAGAAAGAGACCAGCGATATATCTGATCTTCTGGAACCTCTTCTTCCTTTGTTCCAGCACCGGTTTCATCATAAATAATCTTGCAGTCTTTAAAACCCATATTTCGTATAACAATTTCTTCGCCATCATCGCGTTGATAGACAAAAAATTTGTCCGGAGTGACCATGCCACTTACAACAGCCTCTCCAAGCCCATAACTGGCATCTATGGATACAAGATCTTTTCGGTCAGTACCCTGACATCCAGTAGAAGTATCAGCACTAAAAGCAGTTCCGGAAATAACAGGATTAATCATGCGCATAATACACACTGACAGCGAGGTATTTTCAATGGACCATTCTTCCTTAGCCTTGGCAGCTATTGCATCGTCTCCAGTACGTTCAGCTTTGGCCACAGCATCCAGAATGGCCTCCCTGCGATAAGTCATGCTGCGCAGATTATATGCGGAAGCACAATCCCAGTGATAAGCTTCTACTACACTGTTTTCCCCGACTATATTCAGGTAAGTGTCCTGCAGTCCTGCAAAAGCCTTTTTGCGGCTGTCTTCTCCTGCTGCCGAAGATCTAACGGCAACAGGCACATTTTCCTGGCCCGCCTCTTTGCAAATAAATTGGTAGGAAAGCCTGACCGCATCTTCAACTTCTTGAGGCAAATCAACGCTCAAAATAGCAACCTGAACCAGTACTGACCTCTTCCTGAGTTGATCAATACCCTCAGGGGAAACAGCAAAGCCCTCCACAACATTGTTGATAAAAGTACGCAGCTTGATTGAAGTTCCTTCAGGCTTAACACTGCGTTTGATCTTCATGGCCAGTTTACGCACAAATTTCCTGAGAAACTCCGGATCACTGTTAATGGAAGCTTCACCCCAGTCAATGGAGTCGTATTCCTTATCCACAGCGCCCCTGAGCATGGCAGCGTTAACCTTGGTCTCATCAAGAAGCTTATGAAAAGCAATTGCGGAAATTGCTCTAAATTGAGGCGCCCTGATATTTTCAATGGTATTCATGATGGCGGTGTTGTAATTTTTACCGCCAACAAGAAGCTCGGATTCAACTCCGATATCCATTATTTCCCGGGCATTGAGAACCAACTGCGCTTTAATTTGTTCAATTGCCTGATCCTGTTTACCTGTTTGCTTTGCTTTTTGAGCTGAAGCCTTTTTTTCATCTTGCTGCTTGGTGGACTTTGCCATTCACTGCTCTCCTTGTAGAATATAATTCCTGCTGCACAAAAAATGCAAGCTACTGAAGTATTGCTCCCAAACGTTACTCGGACAGAAACGCTCCGATTTTTAATGACTGAAATAAAGTCATTTTAGTAGCCTTTTGCAATACGAATAGTCAATATTGAAATGAACTTTTTTTTATTCTTTTACAACCGCTAAGGGCAGAAAAAGCTTATTAAACCCTGTTTCCGCATTCCGGGCAGAATTTGCATTCTTCCAGAACAATATGCCCACCACATCCGGTGCAGGTATTGGGAACAGGACCTAACTCTATAAGGAGTTCACCTTCCTGAACAGGAACCATAATCTTGTCTTCCTGATAATCAGCAAATTTGAGAACTCGTCTGACTATGCCATCAACAGGAGATGTAACTGCTTTTTCCTGCTTCATAATGGATATGTTGAAAAGCTCTTCTCCTTTTTTGACTTTATCACCGGGTTTGACATGCATTACCCATAAGTCACAATTGTTGGGAGCGCCAATCTGATAGATATCCTTTGGATCTGCCATTTCTAAGGCATCTTTAGGACCTCCGAATCCCTCACTGACTTTTACCTGATAAGTTAAAAACTCAGAATCAAGAGAGTAGCGAACCACACTCATACCATTATGATCAGGCGCGGAAATATCCAGAATCATCAGGTTGTGAGGTTTGCCGTTGCTGTCCTCAAAGGTCATCTCTTCGCCTGAGCGGAGACCTTCAAACCAGACATCTAAGGGCAGTTGGTTGGGATCACCAAACTGACACTTAAACTGAATATTTGTCAAAGCATCCCCTGGATGGTTCAGGTAAATAACAAGTTCTTCATCTGTAGGCTCTCTATCTATGTGAGAGATAAGATTCTCTCTTTCCTTATCAACATCAATATCTTCCAGACTGGCAAGAGGAGAATCTTCTGTTCTCGTACGCAAGGCCTCTTCAAATTTTTCACCAAAAGCACTTTCATACACCCAGTCTGGAGGAAAGCCGAGAGGAAGCCTTCCGAACTTGCCAATCAAGAGATTTCTGAATGCATCATTGCTGTGCTTGTATATTTCAAGCCTGTCTTCCTTTGTTTTTTCATCCAGCTGGTCTTCAGGTGTAGAATTGACTTTATCAAGAACCCTCAGCAGCTTTCTAACCCCATGATCACCTTTTTCTTTATAAACATTGGAAATTGTCAAAAAGGATGTGTTCCAGGTTATCTGAGAACCAGGAGTTACATCATGGTATCTGGTGATTTTGCGAATACCGGCGAGAAACTTAAGCATGTAGGGCAGCAAATGGATATACCCCTGTTTCATGGCACCTTCCTGAGAAGAAGAAGTTGCTCCACCAGGCATGCCATGCTCTACAACATCATAATCAATACCCTGAAAATAAGGTGCTGTATAACGATCATAATAGGGCATAATCTGTTTTAGAAGAAAGCCGCACTTGCGAATCATTTCCTTATTCAGATTGGTTTTCATGCCAAGCTCTTCAATGTAGGCAGCAGTGGAAAGAACTTCTCCCTGACCATACCATCTTACGGCAGCTCCAATGGCTGTATCCACAATGTGCGCCCCTGCCCTTGCTGCCTCAGCAACAGCAGGAACAAACAGACCGTCTGTATAATGACGATGATAGTGAACCACAAGCTCCGGATATTCATCACGAATTTCTGTAACCAACTGACGGATAAAGGCTGGCGGACAGACCCCAGCCATATCCTTAAGCCCCAGAATAAATTTTTTCTGAGCTGCAGACCTGGACAATCCGGTAACCTTCTTAATCATGTCAATTATTTCTTCCACAACTCCCATATAGTGTTCTATATCAAAGTCTCGCGCATAAGACATGGAAATTGCTGGTTCAAAGATATTTTTTCTGGAATTCATGGCCACCTCAGCAAAAGGAACCATGTTGTCAATATGATTTAAAAAATCAAAGCATCGGATAACATCGTAGTCTTCGCAAATCATTTCACCTGTCAGACGCATAATATTTCTGGGTTGGGGTTTATAGCCCAGAACATTGGTGGAACGGATAAGTATCTGCTTAAGAGACTTGGGAGCAAATTGATTCCATTCTTTGGCTTCTGTAAACGGATACGTCATGTTAGCCATCATAGCCACATGAAAATGAGCACCTCCACCGTTTTCAAGGGAGAAGAAGCCACAATTATCAAGGTAGGGTCCAATCAGTCGATCTTCAGCCAGACGAAACCTGTTGCCGCTATTGGACTGAGTTATATCTCTGGTCGTTGTATCACAGAAGTGTACATGATCTGAATCGCGAATATAATCAAGAATAGCATCCCTGTCCCCTCTGGGGTAAGGGCTGTCATGATCATCATGAAATTCCGGATATGAAGGTTTGAATCTGCCCAGCCTTTTATCGTGTACTGTTCTGTATTCCCCAAGCTGAACATAAGGATTATATCCCTTGGCGGAAATCTCAGCAACAAGGCAGGACAGACGAAGTGACTCAGGCTCCTGATCACGGTAAACCATCAATTCAGGAGTATTGGCTACAAAATTGGTATCATAATGCCCTTCCCTGAATTGTGGATGAGTAATTATTTTGCGGTGGAAGGGGATGGTGGTTTTGACACCCCCTATAATATACTCTCGCAAGGCCCTTTCCATTGTACCCAGGATTTTGTCCCAGGATTTGCCGTAAACAATAAGAAGGGATGCTGCTGAGTCATACTGGGAAGGAAAAGTGTAACCTGCAGTAATACATGAATCCACTCTTACGCCCTGGCCACCGGGAGACTGGTACCTTGTCACCAGACCTGCATTGGGGGAAAAGTTTTTCTGGGGATCTTCACAGTTTACCCGAACCTGCATGGCATGGCTGGTGGCTGTCATATTGGATTCATTGGAACGCAGCTTTGAACCAAATGAAACAGCAATCTGTTCTTCAACAAGATCAACACCATATCTGCATTCAGTTATGCCATGCTCAACCTGAAGCCTGGTATTTACTTCAATTAAATAGGGATTGCCTTCATTGTCCACCAGAAATTCAACAGTCGCCAGAGAATGATAGTTAACAGCCTTAATCAGTTTTCTTGCATATTCTTTTAGATTCTCACGCAACTCTTCAGTCATTTTAGGCCATGGAGAAGGGGTTATCTCCACCAGCTTCTGATGATTTCTCTGCAGCGTGCAATCCCTTTCATCAAAGGCAAACACATTGCCATACTTGTCAGCAATCACCTGGATTTCAATATGTCTTACAGAAGTCAGAAGCTTTTCAACATAAAGTCTGGGATTGCCAAAAGAAGCCTGAGCAAGAGCAGAGGCCTTTACATAAGCCCTTTCCAACTGCTCCTCTTTAAAAACTTCATAAATACCGCGACCTCCGCCGCCACCCTCTGCCTTAAGCATGACCGGAAAGCCTATTTCATAGGCCAGATCCAATGCTTCTTCTACAGTAACCGCCCCTTCAGAACCTGGTACAACAGGTACTCCGAGTTTCTTGGCCAGATTTCGCACAGCCACCTTGTTGCCAAGAGTTTCCATGGCTTCAGGATCCGGTCCAATGAAAACCATGCCTGCTTCTTTGCATTTTGTAGGAAAGGAAAAGTCCTCGGAAGAAAATCCCCAACCCGGATGAATAGCTCTCACTTTCAAAGCCTTGGCCCTGGAAATAATCCTGTCAATGTTTAGATACGCTCTTGGATTTTTCCCAAGTAAAAGCAACTCTTGAGCACCTGAAGTAAAAGGAGCTGTCTTATCAACATCAGTAGCAGTCATCATCGGTGTAGCATGAAAAACTTCCCTGATGGAACGAACAATCCTTCTGGCCGGAATTCCTCTGTTGGCCACCAGTATCCTTTTGCCCTTAAGCTCAGACACAACTTCTTCGAAAGATTTAATACCCATAAAAATCAGCTCCTTTAAAAATTTAATACTTAAATGCGAACTGTGCCCGCAACCACAATAAAAAACAGCTTAAACCATTATCATCCATGCAAGATTATCTATGTAAGATCAGTCTGAACCATTCACAAACAATGCATAAATGGATAATTATCTGTCTAAATGGCACATTCAGTGAGCATTTCTTTAATCCTGGATCAAACGGGAAATAGTGCCGCTACTGACCTTGTGCTCGATTCCCTGCTCTCCATGCTCATTGATGAGCAGTATCTCGCCACATTGTCCTATTCCTGAAAAAACTCCATAATTGACTCCATTGCTGGAATCAACACGTACTTTTTCACCTATCAGCCACATATTTAAGTTAATTTCCCGTATAAAGTCAATTAAAGAAAAATTGCACAATATATAAATATAGCTGGAATATAAATATTTAACCAGTTCAGACCAGAAAACATTAACATCAACTGTGTTCCTGTCCAACCCAAGACTGCCAGCTGGAACAATGCTGAATTCCCTCATTTGTGCCGGCTTAGGACAAGAGCATAAATTTAATCCTATACCCGCAACCTGAGCACCCTGCTTGTCTTCAATGAGAATACCTCCGATTTTAGTTTCATTATATATCAAGTCGTTAGGCCATTTAATTGACAATTGAAAGCCAAATTCAGCAAGAGCTCGTTTAAGTGATAAACCTATAACAAGGGGTAGAAGCTCTTTTTTCAAAATGGATTCAACTGATGGAATATACCAGGCAGCATAAAGGTTGCCAGAGGGAGAAAACCATTGTCTGCCCATTTGTCCGCGTCCTCGTGTCTGCACATGGCAAATCACTGAGTCACCATGGGCAGCAGAGTTTTCTTCAATTAAGCTCCACATTTCATCCAGAGCAGAAGTGCATGATTCAAAACTAAAAGTTCTCAACCCTGCTGATTCGGGCAATATAGCACAAGAAACAGATTTACACATGGGCAGGGAAGACCTCTAAGCAATTTGAAACAATTAATGGTTTTGACTTACGAGCTCATGCTGGGAGTTTGCAGCAACAGAAAACAAATGAGGATGCTGGCTGATTTCGCAACAAGGTGAATAGTTACCCTGTCGCTAAACTTCCAACTCCCCGTAAATATTGATTATACATAGTTTTAAAATGATTACCAGTATTTTTGTAAAAAAGGGGTTTGACCCGAGCGCCCCGGGATCAAACCTGAGAATTACTTTAAGGCACAGTCCTTTTTCTGGAAACTGGGACAACCCCTGCGAGGAAATATATAACAGATTAATATTACTTTGGTTCCCGGGAAAAGATAAAATAATAGTAATTATTGACTATTGCAACTGAACTTAATAAGATATCGATAAAAATAGGACATGAATATTATTTTATTAGGAATATTGCGTTACTTTAAAAAAAAGCGGAGGAAATAATGAAAGCTCTGGTTGTAGAAGACGATATGACAAGTAGAATGGTACTTGCCAAAATTCTTTCTCAGCATTTTACATGTGATACTGCTGAAAATGGGCTGCAGGCTGTGGAAATGTTTCGCGAGGCCCTGCAGAATAATGATCCCTACACCCTGGTTTTTATGGATATTATGATGCCCGTAATGGATGGGCAAAGTTCCCTCAAGGCCATCAGAGAAACGGAAACCAAGATGAATGTACCAATTGGAGATGAAGTTAAAGCTGT
Proteins encoded:
- a CDS encoding pyruvate carboxylase, whose protein sequence is MGIKSFEEVVSELKGKRILVANRGIPARRIVRSIREVFHATPMMTATDVDKTAPFTSGAQELLLLGKNPRAYLNIDRIISRAKALKVRAIHPGWGFSSEDFSFPTKCKEAGMVFIGPDPEAMETLGNKVAVRNLAKKLGVPVVPGSEGAVTVEEALDLAYEIGFPVMLKAEGGGGGRGIYEVFKEEQLERAYVKASALAQASFGNPRLYVEKLLTSVRHIEIQVIADKYGNVFAFDERDCTLQRNHQKLVEITPSPWPKMTEELRENLKEYARKLIKAVNYHSLATVEFLVDNEGNPYLIEVNTRLQVEHGITECRYGVDLVEEQIAVSFGSKLRSNESNMTATSHAMQVRVNCEDPQKNFSPNAGLVTRYQSPGGQGVRVDSCITAGYTFPSQYDSAASLLIVYGKSWDKILGTMERALREYIIGGVKTTIPFHRKIITHPQFREGHYDTNFVANTPELMVYRDQEPESLRLSCLVAEISAKGYNPYVQLGEYRTVHDKRLGRFKPSYPEFHDDHDSPYPRGDRDAILDYIRDSDHVHFCDTTTRDITQSNSGNRFRLAEDRLIGPYLDNCGFFSLENGGGAHFHVAMMANMTYPFTEAKEWNQFAPKSLKQILIRSTNVLGYKPQPRNIMRLTGEMICEDYDVIRCFDFLNHIDNMVPFAEVAMNSRKNIFEPAISMSYARDFDIEHYMGVVEEIIDMIKKVTGLSRSAAQKKFILGLKDMAGVCPPAFIRQLVTEIRDEYPELVVHYHRHYTDGLFVPAVAEAARAGAHIVDTAIGAAVRWYGQGEVLSTAAYIEELGMKTNLNKEMIRKCGFLLKQIMPYYDRYTAPYFQGIDYDVVEHGMPGGATSSSQEGAMKQGYIHLLPYMLKFLAGIRKITRYHDVTPGSQITWNTSFLTISNVYKEKGDHGVRKLLRVLDKVNSTPEDQLDEKTKEDRLEIYKHSNDAFRNLLIGKFGRLPLGFPPDWVYESAFGEKFEEALRTRTEDSPLASLEDIDVDKERENLISHIDREPTDEELVIYLNHPGDALTNIQFKCQFGDPNQLPLDVWFEGLRSGEEMTFEDSNGKPHNLMILDISAPDHNGMSVVRYSLDSEFLTYQVKVSEGFGGPKDALEMADPKDIYQIGAPNNCDLWVMHVKPGDKVKKGEELFNISIMKQEKAVTSPVDGIVRRVLKFADYQEDKIMVPVQEGELLIELGPVPNTCTGCGGHIVLEECKFCPECGNRV
- a CDS encoding biotin--[acetyl-CoA-carboxylase] ligase, which gives rise to MCKSVSCAILPESAGLRTFSFESCTSALDEMWSLIEENSAAHGDSVICHVQTRGRGQMGRQWFSPSGNLYAAWYIPSVESILKKELLPLVIGLSLKRALAEFGFQLSIKWPNDLIYNETKIGGILIEDKQGAQVAGIGLNLCSCPKPAQMREFSIVPAGSLGLDRNTVDVNVFWSELVKYLYSSYIYILCNFSLIDFIREINLNMWLIGEKVRVDSSNGVNYGVFSGIGQCGEILLINEHGEQGIEHKVSSGTISRLIQD
- a CDS encoding response regulator, which gives rise to MKALVVEDDMTSRMVLAKILSQHFTCDTAENGLQAVEMFREALQNNDPYTLVFMDIMMPVMDGQSSLKAIRETETKMNVPIGDEVKAVMTTALSDTKNVTEAFFQGQADAYISKPISKDKVFEALREVRLLED